From Sphingobium sp. RAC03, a single genomic window includes:
- a CDS encoding GNAT family N-acetyltransferase: MPTTREYHSLAEVGHALQGRADRIAMLSLFDRFDWYALLHQHCFAAAPVRVLVAEERGAQAWMVLMQPEARRVAALANWYTFAWAPIFVGDPDAVQQRRLLDALSRHLLAGNSQIDFYPLEDGGALRASLRRAGWFALSRPMGGRYLLRPAGRDFATYWAARPGRLRTLVRRKARNSPYTLSISDRLTDDLWQDYVDVHDRSWKAAEPGLAFLRALAEQESDAGTLRLGFARLDGRAVATQYWTVEHGVALIHKLSHDRAHDAGSPGTLLSHAMFAQAIDQDRVDLIDYGTGDNGYKADWMDERIALHRINAFNPRYASSWLPAARTAISALVG; the protein is encoded by the coding sequence TTGCCGACGACAAGGGAATATCACAGCCTGGCCGAAGTCGGGCACGCGCTGCAGGGCCGTGCCGATCGCATCGCCATGCTTTCCCTGTTCGACCGGTTCGACTGGTATGCGCTGCTGCACCAGCATTGCTTTGCCGCCGCGCCGGTTCGCGTGCTGGTGGCGGAAGAGAGGGGCGCGCAGGCGTGGATGGTCCTGATGCAGCCGGAGGCCCGGCGCGTGGCAGCGCTGGCCAATTGGTATACTTTTGCCTGGGCGCCGATATTTGTGGGCGACCCCGACGCGGTGCAACAGCGTCGGTTGCTCGATGCGCTGTCGCGGCATTTGTTGGCGGGCAATAGCCAGATCGATTTCTATCCGCTGGAAGATGGCGGCGCGTTGCGCGCCAGTTTGCGGCGGGCAGGCTGGTTTGCGCTGTCGCGGCCGATGGGTGGGCGCTATCTGCTGCGCCCGGCGGGACGGGATTTCGCGACCTATTGGGCGGCGCGGCCGGGGCGGTTGCGGACGCTGGTGCGGCGCAAGGCGCGCAACAGTCCCTATACGCTCTCCATCAGCGACCGGCTGACCGACGATCTGTGGCAGGACTATGTCGATGTGCATGACCGTAGCTGGAAGGCGGCGGAGCCGGGGCTGGCCTTCCTGCGCGCGCTTGCGGAACAGGAGAGCGATGCGGGGACGTTGCGGCTGGGCTTTGCGCGGCTCGATGGGCGGGCGGTTGCGACGCAGTATTGGACGGTCGAGCATGGCGTCGCCCTCATTCACAAACTCTCCCATGATCGCGCCCACGATGCCGGTTCCCCCGGCACCTTGCTGAGCCACGCCATGTTTGCGCAGGCCATCGACCAGGATCGGGTCGATCTGATCGACTATGGCACTGGCGACAATGGCTATAAGGCCGACTGGATGGACGAACGGATCGCGCTGCACCGGATCAACGCCTTCAATCCCCGCTATGCGTCGAGCTGGCTCCCGGCGGCGCGGACGGCCATTTCCGCGCTTGTCGGATAG
- a CDS encoding phosphopantetheine-binding protein, producing MRANHPSPVGQADTIDTLTRTLLRDVLGLSQERVDAFEADTPLFGALPELDSMAVAGLLTEMEDRFDILIEDDDIDGDTFETFGSLVAFARGKVSQ from the coding sequence ATGCGGGCCAATCATCCTTCGCCGGTCGGTCAGGCCGATACCATCGACACCCTGACGCGGACATTGCTTCGCGACGTTCTGGGCCTGTCCCAGGAACGGGTCGATGCGTTCGAGGCGGACACGCCGCTGTTCGGCGCGCTGCCGGAACTGGATTCCATGGCGGTCGCAGGGCTGCTGACCGAGATGGAGGATCGCTTCGATATCCTGATCGAGGATGACGATATCGACGGTGACACGTTCGAGACGTTCGGGTCGCTGGTGGCCTTTGCGCGGGGCAAGGTCTCCCAATAA
- the trxB gene encoding thioredoxin-disulfide reductase, protein MTATHSTRMLILGSGPAGLSAAIYGARAGLAPIVVQGMQPGGQLTITTDVENYPGFKDVIQGPWLMEQMQAQAEHVGAKMMYDQIVDVDLSQRPFRLTGDGGIVYVADTLVICTGAQAKWLGVEGEEHLQGKGVSACATCDGFFYRGKKVVVIGGGNTAVEEALYLTNHSHDVTLIHRRDTLRAEKILQERLFAHPSIKILWNKAVDKFVGGGTPEGLVGVDLIDTVTGERSHEPTDGGFVAIGHHPATELFTGKLPMDEGYLLVDKGTTHTAIPGVFAAGDVTDKIYRQAVTAAGMGCMAALDVEKFLAEADFEAMVEA, encoded by the coding sequence ATGACCGCCACCCACTCGACCCGCATGCTCATCCTTGGTTCCGGCCCCGCCGGCCTGTCCGCCGCCATCTATGGCGCGCGCGCTGGCCTTGCGCCGATCGTGGTGCAGGGGATGCAGCCGGGCGGTCAACTCACCATCACCACCGATGTCGAAAATTATCCCGGCTTCAAGGATGTGATCCAGGGGCCATGGCTGATGGAACAGATGCAGGCGCAGGCCGAACATGTCGGCGCCAAGATGATGTATGACCAGATTGTCGATGTCGACCTGTCGCAGCGTCCCTTCCGCCTGACCGGCGATGGCGGCATCGTCTATGTCGCCGACACGCTCGTCATCTGCACCGGCGCGCAGGCGAAATGGCTGGGCGTCGAGGGCGAGGAGCATCTGCAGGGCAAGGGTGTGTCCGCCTGCGCCACCTGCGACGGCTTCTTCTATCGCGGCAAGAAGGTGGTGGTGATCGGCGGCGGCAACACCGCGGTCGAAGAAGCGCTCTATCTCACCAACCACAGCCATGACGTCACCCTGATCCACCGCCGCGACACGCTGCGCGCCGAAAAAATCCTGCAGGAACGGCTCTTCGCCCATCCGAGCATCAAAATATTGTGGAACAAAGCGGTCGATAAATTCGTCGGCGGCGGCACGCCCGAAGGACTGGTCGGCGTCGACCTCATCGACACCGTCACCGGCGAACGGTCGCACGAACCCACCGACGGCGGTTTTGTCGCGATCGGCCATCACCCCGCGACCGAATTGTTCACCGGCAAGCTGCCGATGGACGAAGGCTATCTGCTGGTCGACAAGGGCACCACCCACACCGCCATCCCCGGCGTCTTCGCCGCGGGTGACGTCACCGACAAAATCTACCGCCAGGCCGTAACCGCCGCCGGCATGGGCTGCATGGCCGCGCTTGATGTCGAGAAGTTCCTAGCCGAAGCGGACTTCGAAGCGATGGTGGAGGCGTAA
- a CDS encoding iron-sulfur cluster assembly scaffold protein: MSAPLYNKDILRLAASIPHHARLPEPQASVEKRSPTCGSRIVVDVAMADGRLADMGLDVKACALGQASASLMAAQAIGMSADELAEARDKLAAYLSGASEDLDFWPGLAVLAPARGYPARHASIRLGFEAIAEAARMADA; this comes from the coding sequence ATGAGCGCTCCCCTGTATAACAAAGATATATTGCGGCTTGCCGCCAGCATCCCGCATCATGCCCGATTGCCCGAACCGCAGGCGAGTGTGGAGAAGCGGTCGCCGACCTGTGGATCGCGGATCGTGGTCGATGTGGCGATGGCGGATGGGAGGCTCGCTGACATGGGGCTGGACGTGAAGGCCTGCGCGCTGGGGCAGGCGTCGGCGTCGCTGATGGCGGCGCAGGCGATCGGGATGAGCGCGGATGAACTCGCCGAGGCGCGCGACAAGTTGGCCGCTTATCTTTCGGGCGCGAGCGAGGATCTGGATTTCTGGCCGGGCCTGGCGGTGCTGGCCCCGGCGCGCGGCTATCCGGCGCGCCATGCGTCCATTCGCCTGGGTTTTGAAGCGATAGCCGAAGCCGCGCGGATGGCGGACGCCTGA
- a CDS encoding cation:proton antiporter domain-containing protein, translating into MQSVPAPLPVPVSATDMLLSEGVILLGAAVLFVLLFRRFGLGAVLGYLVAGALVGPQGLGLVGGGESKLAIAEIGIVLLLFLVGLELHPARLWRLKRDIFALGLAQVVLCGCVLTAIIFYSTGFTWGAAIALGLPLALSSTAQVLPGLKSSGRINSPFGEKAFSILLFQDLSIVPLITIIAALSRNPADAAGPPGWVLAGYTVAAIAGLVLAGRFILRPLLGLVGRLGERELFVVVGLFTVLAAAALMHSLHLSTALGAFVAGVMLADSPYRHEIEADVEPFRSILLGLFFLAVGMVLDLKTVAANPVFVIGMALILVATKAAIIAGLARLFGMDWRPALGAGLLLSQGGEFGFVLFAQAQSAMLIAPEASSLFSAIVTFSMATTPFLMLFARRFEFAASRDGADLPGPDEAPRGTAIIVGYGRFGQTVAQMLIGHGFAVVSIDKKPAQIEVSQRFDTKVYYGDGTRIDLLHRAGADDARLIAFCIDDPSLDSRALQPIAEAFPQAALMVRAFDRRQLLALQNMDLAGVVREVYESAICMGVQAMQALGVPDEEVEEVERQYRANDEQRLALQIEHGDLIAAKDLIYRPGKGMRLLTRGDGEKT; encoded by the coding sequence ATGCAGAGCGTGCCTGCCCCCCTGCCCGTTCCGGTCAGCGCCACCGACATGCTGTTGTCGGAAGGCGTCATCCTGCTGGGGGCCGCCGTCCTGTTCGTCCTGCTGTTCCGCCGGTTCGGGCTGGGTGCGGTGTTGGGCTATCTGGTGGCGGGTGCGCTCGTCGGGCCGCAAGGGCTGGGGCTGGTCGGCGGCGGCGAATCGAAGCTGGCGATTGCTGAAATCGGCATCGTGCTGCTGCTCTTCCTCGTCGGCCTGGAACTGCATCCGGCGCGGCTGTGGCGATTGAAGCGTGACATCTTTGCGCTGGGGCTGGCGCAGGTGGTGTTGTGCGGTTGCGTACTGACGGCGATCATCTTCTATTCCACCGGCTTCACCTGGGGTGCGGCGATCGCGCTTGGCCTGCCGCTGGCGCTGTCATCCACGGCGCAGGTGTTGCCGGGCCTCAAATCGAGCGGGCGGATCAACTCGCCCTTTGGTGAGAAAGCCTTTTCGATCCTGCTGTTCCAGGATCTGTCGATCGTGCCGCTGATCACGATCATCGCCGCGCTGTCGCGCAATCCGGCCGATGCGGCCGGGCCGCCCGGATGGGTGTTGGCGGGCTATACGGTCGCGGCGATTGCGGGCCTCGTACTGGCAGGGCGGTTCATCCTGCGGCCTTTGCTGGGGCTGGTCGGGCGGCTGGGTGAGCGCGAATTGTTCGTCGTGGTCGGGCTGTTTACCGTGCTGGCGGCGGCGGCGTTGATGCACAGCCTGCATCTGTCGACCGCGCTTGGGGCGTTCGTGGCGGGCGTGATGCTGGCTGATTCGCCCTATCGGCATGAGATAGAGGCCGATGTCGAACCCTTCCGCTCGATCCTGCTTGGCCTCTTCTTCCTGGCGGTCGGCATGGTGCTGGACCTCAAGACCGTTGCGGCCAATCCGGTGTTCGTCATCGGCATGGCGCTAATTCTGGTGGCGACCAAGGCGGCGATCATCGCTGGCCTGGCGCGATTGTTCGGCATGGATTGGCGACCGGCGCTGGGCGCGGGGCTGCTCTTGTCGCAGGGCGGCGAATTTGGCTTCGTGCTGTTTGCGCAGGCGCAGAGCGCGATGCTGATCGCGCCCGAAGCGTCGAGCCTGTTCAGCGCGATCGTCACCTTCTCCATGGCGACGACGCCGTTCCTGATGCTGTTCGCCCGCCGGTTCGAATTCGCCGCGTCGCGCGATGGCGCTGACTTGCCCGGCCCGGACGAGGCACCGCGCGGCACCGCGATCATCGTCGGCTATGGCCGTTTTGGCCAGACAGTGGCGCAGATGTTGATCGGCCATGGCTTTGCCGTCGTGTCGATCGACAAGAAGCCCGCGCAGATCGAAGTGTCGCAGCGGTTCGATACGAAGGTCTATTATGGCGACGGCACGCGCATCGACCTGCTCCACCGCGCCGGGGCCGACGATGCGCGGCTGATCGCCTTCTGCATCGACGACCCTTCGCTCGACAGCCGCGCGCTGCAGCCGATCGCCGAGGCCTTTCCCCAGGCGGCGCTGATGGTGCGCGCTTTCGACCGCAGGCAATTGCTGGCGCTGCAGAATATGGACCTCGCCGGGGTAGTGCGCGAAGTCTATGAATCGGCGATCTGCATGGGGGTGCAGGCGATGCAGGCGCTGGGCGTGCCTGACGAGGAAGTCGAGGAGGTCGAGCGCCAATATCGCGCCAATGACGAACAGCGGCTGGCGTTGCAGATCGAGCATGGCGACCTGATCGCCGCCAAGGATTTGATCTACCGCCCCGGCAAGGGGATGCGGCTGCTGACCCGCGGCGATGGAGAAAAGACATGA
- a CDS encoding DUF423 domain-containing protein, whose amino-acid sequence MIAVLAALSAALAIGAGAFGAHGVSDPKAVEWLRTGGTYQLIHAVAAIAIMGVARGAAVLLLIGAAIFALTLYAMALGAPRWLGAITPIGGVLMIGGWLWAAWQFGQR is encoded by the coding sequence ATGATTGCTGTTTTGGCGGCCCTGTCCGCGGCGCTCGCCATTGGCGCGGGCGCGTTCGGCGCGCATGGGGTGAGCGATCCCAAGGCGGTCGAGTGGCTGCGCACCGGTGGCACCTATCAGTTGATCCATGCCGTCGCGGCGATCGCGATCATGGGCGTGGCGCGCGGGGCGGCGGTGTTGCTGCTGATCGGCGCGGCAATCTTCGCGTTGACGCTCTATGCCATGGCGCTGGGCGCGCCACGCTGGCTGGGGGCAATCACGCCAATCGGCGGCGTGCTGATGATCGGCGGCTGGCTATGGGCGGCATGGCAGTTCGGGCAGCGCTGA
- a CDS encoding Fur family transcriptional regulator, with protein MADHKHHHIEPTGTKLADAARRTLEAQSEQWTPMRAAIFDALSAEEKPASAYDIADTVSKARGKRVAPNSVYRILDLFVTNNIAMRVESANAYIANAHPGCHHDCIFLVCRNCKQATHLDDDKVTNQVRAVAEQEGFKPERPVIEILGTCAKCAA; from the coding sequence ATGGCCGACCATAAACATCATCATATTGAGCCGACCGGCACCAAATTGGCCGACGCCGCGCGCCGCACGCTGGAAGCCCAGAGCGAACAGTGGACGCCGATGCGCGCCGCCATTTTCGATGCACTGTCGGCCGAGGAAAAGCCCGCATCCGCCTATGACATTGCCGATACGGTGTCTAAGGCGCGGGGCAAGCGGGTGGCGCCCAACAGCGTCTATCGCATCCTCGACCTGTTCGTGACGAACAATATCGCGATGCGGGTGGAAAGCGCCAACGCCTATATCGCCAACGCGCATCCGGGCTGTCATCACGACTGCATCTTCCTGGTGTGCCGCAATTGCAAGCAGGCGACCCATCTGGATGACGACAAGGTGACCAACCAGGTCCGTGCCGTCGCCGAGCAGGAAGGCTTCAAGCCCGAACGACCGGTCATCGAGATATT